TGCCTTGCCGCCAGCTTCAAGGCGTTGGACAGGTCGATAGGCCCCTTAGAGATGTATAGTCTGCACACTACGAGTGGGGCGGCGTGGCCTTGACGTGGGATTTAGCCACCACCAACGTGGTTGTGGATCTAATCCCCTCTATCTTCCTCACCTTGTCTCTTACAATAGTTCTAATCCTCTCGATGTCCGGGGCGTCGATTTTTACAACTATGTCGTAGGGCCCATAGACGAAGTACACAGCTTTTACCTCGGGAATAGCCGCCAGCTCTTCAATAATTCTGTCCTCGGCCCCTATGTCTACATTTAGAAATACCACCGCTTCCATAATCTAAATCATTTGACACAATTTTAAATTTTACCTACTCCGAGACTCTAAGTACCTTCTCACAACAACCGCCGCCGACAGGTCGACGCGGTGTTTCTCGGTGAGGCCCGTGTCGGTGTCTGTAAACTCAACCACGTACTCTCCCCCCTCCCCCTCACCCTTATACACCTTGATCAAGGTGTTGGGCTTGCACATCGC
The sequence above is drawn from the Pyrobaculum ferrireducens genome and encodes:
- a CDS encoding Lrp/AsnC family transcriptional regulator, encoding MEAVVFLNVDIGAEDRIIEELAAIPEVKAVYFVYGPYDIVVKIDAPDIERIRTIVRDKVRKIEGIRSTTTLVVAKSHVKATPPHS